A stretch of Peteryoungia algae DNA encodes these proteins:
- the cobD gene encoding threonine-phosphate decarboxylase CobD, protein MSGPIQHGGGLAAAAAQYGGRIEDWLDLSTGINPCPPGLPDIPMRAWHRLPDRERDMAAREAARTYYTSAARLPLPVAGTQSVIQLLPRLVPAGGRVAVLTPTYGEYERAFTLAGISVDAIADLGEIGPAHSLVVVVNPNNPDGRLLGRDALQALASDLGSRGCLLVVDEAFGDTDPEQSLAAGTASNLIVFRSFGKFFGLAGIRLGFVIADESLTRQFADWLGPWAVSGPALVLAQHLMSSDTSVIRDQIRQRSQALGGVLSKAGLTVRGGTDLFQLVEDRAAGALHAHLCSHHILTRRFDYRPDWLRFGLAPDPAGDSRLDAALKSFPR, encoded by the coding sequence ATGAGCGGCCCGATCCAGCATGGTGGCGGGCTTGCAGCAGCTGCTGCACAGTATGGCGGCCGGATTGAGGACTGGCTCGACCTGTCCACCGGCATCAACCCATGTCCGCCGGGCCTGCCCGACATACCCATGCGTGCCTGGCATCGCCTGCCCGATCGGGAGCGCGATATGGCAGCGCGCGAGGCCGCACGCACCTACTACACTTCGGCGGCACGCCTGCCGCTGCCTGTGGCCGGCACGCAATCCGTCATCCAGTTGCTGCCGCGTCTCGTCCCTGCGGGCGGTCGCGTCGCCGTGCTTACCCCGACCTATGGTGAGTATGAACGGGCCTTCACGCTTGCCGGTATTTCTGTCGATGCGATCGCCGACCTCGGTGAGATCGGCCCCGCGCACAGTCTCGTCGTCGTCGTGAACCCCAACAATCCCGATGGCCGTCTGCTCGGGCGGGACGCATTGCAGGCGCTGGCCAGTGATCTTGGCAGTCGTGGCTGTTTGCTCGTCGTGGACGAGGCATTCGGCGATACGGATCCGGAGCAAAGCTTGGCAGCCGGGACTGCTTCCAACCTCATTGTCTTCCGCTCCTTTGGCAAGTTCTTCGGGCTCGCCGGCATTCGCCTCGGCTTCGTCATCGCGGATGAAAGCCTCACCCGCCAGTTTGCCGATTGGCTCGGCCCCTGGGCCGTGTCCGGCCCCGCGCTCGTGCTTGCCCAGCACCTGATGTCTTCGGACACGTCCGTCATCCGTGACCAGATCCGACAGCGTTCACAGGCTCTCGGCGGTGTTCTGTCAAAGGCCGGGCTCACGGTGCGGGGTGGAACAGACCTGTTTCAGCTGGTGGAGGATCGCGCAGCCGGTGCTCTGCACGCGCATCTCTGCAGCCATCATATCCTGACGCGCAGATTCGATTACCGGCCCGACTGGCTGCGTTTCGGCCTCGCGCCCGATCCGGCCGGCGATAGCCGTCTGGACGCCGCGCTCAAGTCATTCCCGAGGTGA
- the hemN gene encoding oxygen-independent coproporphyrinogen III oxidase translates to MQNSLLAKYSGAVPRYTSYPTAPHFHEDVDCDKYAQWLKAITGDERISLYVHIPYCDRLCWFCACHTKHTLKYEPITIYLEALKKEIAAVGALVSRDAAVTAVHFGGGSPTMVRPDDLVALMDALRSAFRFADDVEISVEMDPNDLDEPRYDALAAIGMTRASLGVQDFHPEVQKAINRIQTFEHTKSVVDAVRARGVHSVNCDILYGLPHQTQATVAETVKDILSLEPDRIALFGYAHVPWMKKHQTMIKEEVLPGLEERFAQMSLAASLLIDAGYEPVGIDHFALPEDRMAIAAREGRLRRNFQGYTDDAAEALIGLGASSIGQFPQGYVQNMPATGEYQRMAEAGGLAAVRGVEVSDDDRLRRRVIEEIMCRFTVSFAELTAEFGNAVDVIVAEARAFAQSNQDGICLIEGDRFVITKAGRPFARTIAAVFDGYLSSGKGRHSIAV, encoded by the coding sequence ATGCAGAATTCCCTCCTGGCCAAGTACTCTGGCGCTGTCCCGCGCTATACGAGCTACCCGACGGCGCCACATTTTCACGAGGATGTCGATTGCGACAAATATGCACAGTGGCTGAAGGCAATCACGGGTGACGAGCGGATCTCACTCTATGTCCACATCCCCTATTGCGACCGCCTTTGCTGGTTCTGTGCCTGCCACACCAAGCATACGCTGAAATACGAGCCCATCACTATCTATCTGGAAGCATTGAAGAAGGAGATCGCGGCCGTCGGCGCGCTGGTCAGCCGCGACGCCGCCGTGACCGCCGTGCATTTCGGCGGCGGTTCTCCGACCATGGTGCGACCGGACGACCTGGTCGCACTGATGGACGCCCTTCGTTCCGCCTTTCGCTTTGCCGATGACGTCGAGATCAGCGTCGAGATGGATCCGAATGATCTCGATGAACCGCGCTATGATGCGCTTGCCGCCATCGGCATGACGCGTGCAAGCCTCGGCGTTCAGGATTTCCACCCAGAGGTGCAGAAGGCGATCAATCGTATTCAAACATTTGAACATACGAAATCGGTGGTGGATGCGGTGCGCGCCCGTGGCGTGCATTCGGTCAATTGCGACATTCTCTACGGTCTGCCACACCAGACGCAGGCGACCGTGGCGGAGACGGTCAAGGATATCCTGTCGCTCGAACCCGATCGCATCGCTCTCTTCGGCTATGCGCATGTTCCGTGGATGAAGAAACATCAGACGATGATCAAGGAAGAGGTCTTGCCCGGCCTTGAAGAGCGGTTTGCGCAGATGAGCCTCGCCGCTTCGCTGCTTATCGATGCCGGATACGAGCCTGTCGGTATCGACCATTTCGCGCTGCCGGAGGACCGCATGGCGATTGCGGCGAGGGAGGGGCGCCTGCGGCGGAATTTCCAGGGTTATACGGATGATGCGGCGGAAGCCCTGATCGGGCTTGGCGCATCCTCCATCGGTCAGTTTCCGCAAGGCTATGTCCAGAACATGCCGGCAACCGGCGAGTATCAGCGCATGGCGGAAGCCGGTGGGCTTGCAGCCGTACGCGGCGTGGAGGTGAGCGACGACGACCGGCTGCGTCGGCGCGTGATCGAGGAAATCATGTGCCGTTTCACCGTCTCATTCGCGGAGCTGACAGCCGAGTTCGGCAATGCGGTCGATGTCATCGTCGCGGAAGCGCGAGCCTTTGCACAGTCGAACCAGGACGGCATCTGTCTGATCGAGGGCGATCGTTTCGTCATCACCAAAGCCGGCCGGCCCTTCGCCCGGACCATCGCTGCTGTCTTCGACGGCTATCTGTCGAGCGGCAAGGGGCGCCACTCGATTGCTGTTTAG
- a CDS encoding cobyrinate a,c-diamide synthase: MSGLLIAAPASGSGKTVVTLGLMRAFRRRGVPVAPGKAGPDYIDTAFHAAASGAPCFNFDPWAMRPAFLRSQAVRCSETGTLIVEAMMGLFDGAADGSGCAGDLAVCLSLPAVLVVDCARTSQSVAALVTGFARFRPDVRVAGVIFNRVGSDRHETMLRAAMAQTEIPVLGSLRTDQNLLLPERHLGLVQAGEHGSLEAFIERAADAIEAGVDLDAVLRLAGGDVAKSSGPVPAGIPPLGQRIAVARDLAFAFSYRHLLEGWRAQGAELSFFSPLADEAPVADADAVYLPGGYPELHAGVLADALHFRTGMTTASARGTRIYGECGGYMVLGEGLIDADGRTHAMLGLLPVVTSHASRKRHLGYRRLRSRAPDLFAGALTAHEFHYSTVVSEGAGDRLFDAEDALGESLGAVGLRRGTVAGSYMHLIDLAGGQQ; encoded by the coding sequence ATGAGCGGACTGCTGATTGCCGCGCCGGCTTCCGGTTCCGGCAAGACGGTGGTGACGCTCGGCCTGATGCGGGCCTTTCGCCGTCGCGGAGTGCCAGTGGCCCCTGGCAAGGCCGGCCCTGACTATATCGACACGGCATTTCATGCAGCCGCAAGCGGAGCGCCCTGCTTCAATTTCGACCCCTGGGCCATGCGTCCAGCGTTTCTCAGGTCGCAAGCCGTCCGTTGTTCCGAGACCGGCACATTGATCGTCGAAGCCATGATGGGACTGTTCGACGGTGCCGCCGATGGCAGCGGCTGTGCCGGCGATCTGGCCGTTTGTCTCTCTCTGCCTGCGGTGCTTGTCGTCGACTGCGCCCGCACCTCGCAATCGGTGGCGGCCCTGGTCACCGGCTTTGCGCGGTTCCGGCCGGATGTCCGGGTGGCCGGGGTCATTTTCAACCGCGTCGGCAGCGACAGGCATGAGACCATGCTGCGTGCCGCCATGGCGCAAACCGAGATACCCGTTCTGGGCAGCCTCAGGACCGACCAGAATTTGTTGCTTCCGGAGCGGCATCTGGGCCTCGTCCAGGCGGGCGAGCATGGGTCGCTGGAGGCCTTTATCGAACGCGCGGCCGATGCCATCGAGGCCGGCGTCGATCTCGATGCCGTTCTGCGACTGGCCGGAGGAGACGTTGCCAAGTCTTCCGGGCCTGTCCCGGCCGGCATACCGCCGCTTGGCCAGCGGATCGCTGTCGCCCGTGACCTCGCTTTCGCCTTCTCCTATCGGCATCTGCTCGAAGGCTGGCGCGCGCAGGGGGCGGAGCTCTCGTTCTTTTCTCCGCTCGCGGACGAGGCACCGGTCGCGGATGCCGACGCCGTCTATCTGCCTGGCGGCTATCCGGAACTGCATGCCGGCGTGCTTGCCGATGCCTTGCACTTTCGCACGGGCATGACGACCGCTTCTGCCCGGGGCACCCGGATCTACGGTGAGTGCGGCGGCTATATGGTGCTGGGCGAGGGGCTGATCGATGCCGATGGCCGCACCCACGCCATGCTCGGCCTCTTGCCCGTCGTGACGAGTCATGCGAGCCGCAAGCGCCATCTCGGCTACCGTCGACTTCGCTCGCGCGCGCCCGATCTGTTCGCGGGCGCCCTGACGGCCCATGAATTCCATTATTCCACGGTCGTGTCGGAAGGGGCCGGAGATCGTCTGTTCGATGCGGAAGACGCGCTCGGCGAAAGCCTCGGCGCCGTCGGCCTGCGCCGCGGCACGGTTGCCGGTTCCTATATGCATCTCATCGATCTTGCCGGAGGGCAGCAATGA
- the cbiB gene encoding adenosylcobinamide-phosphate synthase CbiB: protein MSHLLLLLVAFGLDRIIGDPPWLWRRLPHPVVVFGKAIDLLEKPLNRSTFTAEGRRLNGAVTILLLLFGSVAVGCMLSWIFDHLGLIGVLLEVIVVAVFLAQKSLGDHVQAVADGLQREGLEGGRLAVAMIVGRDPKTLGEAGVSRAAIESLSENFADGVVAPALWYAIAGLPGILAYKMLNTADSMIGHKNERFLDFGWASARLDDLANWPAARLAAGFIALAAAVRLGAGAGRRSMSVALRDNGLHRSPNSGWPEAAMAGALDLQLAGPRVYGGVRVSEPMMHAGGRDNAGPADILRGIGVFYAACAFMAAVVALTWLAIRLL from the coding sequence ATGAGCCATCTCCTGCTGCTGCTGGTGGCTTTCGGGCTAGACCGGATCATCGGGGACCCGCCCTGGCTCTGGCGCCGCCTGCCGCACCCGGTCGTGGTCTTCGGCAAGGCGATCGATCTCCTCGAGAAGCCGCTCAACCGCTCGACCTTCACGGCCGAAGGCCGCCGGTTGAATGGTGCCGTGACGATCCTGTTGCTGCTTTTCGGCTCGGTTGCCGTCGGCTGCATGCTTTCATGGATCTTCGATCATCTCGGCCTGATTGGAGTACTGCTCGAAGTCATTGTCGTCGCAGTCTTCCTCGCGCAGAAAAGTCTCGGCGATCACGTTCAGGCCGTCGCCGACGGGCTGCAGCGGGAGGGGCTGGAAGGCGGTCGGCTTGCGGTCGCGATGATCGTCGGTCGCGATCCAAAGACGCTGGGCGAGGCGGGTGTCTCACGCGCTGCGATCGAGAGTCTGTCGGAAAATTTCGCCGACGGCGTCGTGGCACCGGCCCTCTGGTATGCGATTGCCGGCTTGCCGGGCATACTCGCCTACAAGATGCTGAACACGGCCGATTCGATGATCGGACACAAGAACGAGCGCTTTCTCGACTTTGGCTGGGCCTCGGCGCGGCTCGATGATCTCGCCAACTGGCCCGCAGCGCGGCTGGCCGCCGGTTTCATCGCCCTGGCGGCTGCAGTGAGGCTCGGGGCAGGGGCCGGCCGTCGATCGATGTCGGTTGCGCTGCGTGACAATGGACTGCACCGTTCGCCGAATTCCGGCTGGCCGGAAGCGGCCATGGCCGGCGCGCTCGATCTGCAGCTGGCGGGCCCGCGCGTCTATGGCGGCGTCCGGGTGAGCGAGCCGATGATGCATGCAGGCGGACGCGACAATGCCGGTCCCGCAGATATTCTCAGAGGCATCGGCGTTTTCTATGCGGCTTGTGCGTTCATGGCGGCGGTCGTCGCGCTCACCTGGCTTGCGATTCGCCTGCTCTGA
- a CDS encoding beta-ketoacyl-ACP synthase → MVKQPNDVVITGVGIVTCHGTGKEAHIALLSQKTAPEPVLEAEKFKPYVVHKLPEMDWSQQIAKRGDQRQMENWQRLGVFAAGLALDDAGMKDDADACGTMDLIVAAGGGERDIAVDSLIVDEALMRNDREKFLIEKLKTELRPTLFLAQLSNLLAGNISIVHKVTGSSRTFMGEEAAGISAIATAFARIKAGQSTHTLVGGAFVAERPDILLLVEGIRAHQTGPWQPLWSRDGSSGGGMILGTVGAFLVLESREHAEARGAHIYAVLDAVEGDRGNRDEGKLETRLGQMVPEAASLAAADTVVFSGASGLADLTQREKAHLAERFAGMPVRGYAGSIGHSVEAQFPAGLALAALAIDSGAIVPAFDPAHETAQTAPARHAVISTLGYVRGEGLAVLSANA, encoded by the coding sequence ATGGTCAAACAACCGAATGATGTGGTGATCACCGGCGTCGGGATCGTCACCTGCCACGGCACCGGCAAGGAAGCGCATATCGCGCTCCTTTCCCAGAAGACCGCTCCCGAACCGGTGCTCGAGGCCGAAAAGTTCAAGCCCTATGTCGTGCACAAGCTGCCCGAGATGGACTGGTCGCAGCAGATCGCCAAGCGCGGCGACCAGCGCCAGATGGAGAACTGGCAGCGCCTCGGCGTCTTCGCCGCCGGTCTTGCGCTTGATGATGCCGGCATGAAGGACGATGCGGACGCCTGCGGCACCATGGACCTCATCGTGGCGGCCGGGGGCGGCGAGCGTGACATTGCCGTCGACAGCCTGATCGTCGACGAGGCGCTGATGCGCAACGACCGCGAGAAATTCCTGATTGAGAAGCTGAAGACCGAGCTTCGCCCGACCTTGTTCCTGGCGCAGCTTTCCAACCTGCTGGCCGGCAATATCTCGATCGTGCACAAGGTCACCGGTTCGTCGCGCACATTCATGGGCGAAGAAGCAGCCGGCATCTCGGCGATTGCAACGGCGTTCGCCCGCATCAAGGCCGGCCAGTCGACCCATACGCTTGTCGGCGGTGCCTTCGTTGCAGAGCGTCCTGACATTCTGCTGCTGGTCGAGGGCATCCGCGCTCATCAGACGGGTCCCTGGCAACCGCTCTGGTCGCGTGACGGCTCGTCAGGCGGCGGCATGATCCTGGGCACGGTCGGCGCTTTCCTCGTGCTTGAATCCCGCGAACATGCCGAAGCGCGGGGCGCGCATATCTATGCCGTGCTCGACGCAGTCGAAGGCGATCGCGGCAATCGCGACGAGGGCAAGCTCGAAACGCGTCTCGGGCAGATGGTGCCGGAAGCCGCGTCCTTGGCTGCTGCCGATACGGTGGTCTTCTCGGGCGCTTCGGGTCTGGCTGACTTGACGCAACGTGAGAAGGCTCACCTTGCGGAACGTTTTGCCGGTATGCCTGTGCGCGGCTATGCGGGTTCGATCGGCCATTCCGTCGAAGCCCAATTCCCGGCAGGCTTGGCGCTCGCGGCTCTCGCCATCGATTCTGGCGCCATCGTGCCGGCCTTCGATCCGGCGCATGAGACGGCGCAGACCGCTCCGGCAAGACATGCCGTCATCTCCACCCTCGGCTATGTGCGGGGCGAAGGCCTCGCCGTACTCTCGGCGAATGCGTGA
- the cobA gene encoding uroporphyrinogen-III C-methyltransferase → MSMSEPTRLALPTSLPAIEPGQVWLAGAGPGDPGLLTLLAAKGLSEADVIVHDALVNEDCLKLARSGAVLEYAGKRGGKPSAKQRDISLRLVELAKAGHRVLRLKGGDPFVFGRGGEEALTLIEHGVPFRIVPGITAGIGGLAYAGIPVTHREVNHAVTFLTGHDSSGVVPDRIDWDAIGRGSPVIVMYMAMKHMGQITANLMSAGRRADEPVAFVCNAATPQQTVLETTLARAEADMLAAGIEPPAIVVIGEVVRLRPSLDWLGAMSGRKLLPDPFGTDRKDTA, encoded by the coding sequence ATGAGCATGAGTGAACCGACGCGTCTTGCCCTGCCCACGAGCCTGCCGGCCATCGAGCCTGGCCAGGTGTGGCTGGCCGGTGCCGGCCCCGGTGATCCGGGCCTTTTGACCCTGCTGGCAGCGAAGGGCCTGTCGGAAGCCGACGTCATTGTTCACGACGCACTGGTCAACGAGGATTGCCTCAAGCTCGCGCGCAGTGGTGCCGTGCTCGAATATGCCGGCAAACGTGGCGGCAAGCCCTCTGCCAAACAGCGTGACATCTCGTTGCGTCTCGTCGAACTCGCCAAGGCCGGCCACCGTGTTCTTCGTCTCAAGGGTGGCGATCCCTTCGTCTTCGGACGGGGTGGTGAAGAGGCACTGACGCTGATCGAACATGGCGTGCCCTTCCGTATCGTGCCGGGCATCACGGCCGGCATCGGTGGTCTTGCCTATGCCGGCATTCCCGTCACCCATCGCGAGGTCAACCACGCCGTCACTTTCCTGACCGGGCATGATTCCTCCGGCGTCGTGCCCGATCGCATCGACTGGGATGCGATCGGTCGCGGATCACCTGTCATCGTCATGTATATGGCGATGAAACATATGGGACAGATCACGGCCAATCTTATGTCGGCAGGTCGCCGGGCCGACGAGCCCGTCGCCTTCGTCTGCAATGCGGCGACACCGCAACAGACCGTGCTTGAGACGACGCTTGCACGGGCCGAGGCCGACATGCTGGCCGCCGGTATCGAGCCTCCGGCCATCGTGGTGATCGGCGAAGTCGTCCGGCTCCGTCCCTCGCTTGACTGGCTGGGCGCCATGTCCGGGCGCAAACTCCTGCCCGATCCATTCGGCACGGACCGGAAAGACACGGCATGA
- a CDS encoding acyl carrier protein, protein MTATFDKVADIIAETSEIDRETITPESHTIDDLGIDSLDFLDIVFAIDKEFGIKIPLEQWTQEVNEGKVSTEEYFVLKNLCAKIDELRAAKA, encoded by the coding sequence GTGACCGCTACATTCGACAAAGTTGCCGACATCATCGCAGAGACCAGCGAAATCGATCGCGAGACGATCACGCCGGAAAGCCATACGATCGATGACCTCGGCATCGACAGCCTCGACTTCCTCGACATCGTCTTTGCGATCGACAAGGAATTCGGCATCAAGATCCCGCTCGAGCAGTGGACGCAGGAAGTCAACGAAGGCAAGGTTTCGACCGAGGAATACTTCGTTCTGAAAAACCTCTGCGCCAAGATCGACGAACTCAGGGCCGCCAAGGCTTGA
- a CDS encoding Crp/Fnr family transcriptional regulator, translating to MDTYRKDIPQCDAPVVCRSCEARHGGLCSVLTAAQLAEINRHSIRRRIDAGNEVVGQGEQVGSYSNILKGVIKLSKMMADGRQQIVGLQFAPDFLGRPFLGESTITAEAATDTEICTFPRNVVERMVGEVPDMERKLHSQSLKELDEARDWMLTLGRKTAQEKVASFLYLIATHIDPETEGVQTFDLPLSRADIADFLGLTIETVSRQMTKLRKDGVIVIENNRHVIVPKLDRLQDAAGID from the coding sequence ATGGATACCTACAGAAAAGACATCCCCCAATGCGACGCTCCCGTCGTATGCCGTTCCTGCGAAGCGCGCCATGGCGGCCTGTGCTCGGTGCTCACGGCCGCCCAACTCGCCGAGATCAACCGTCACTCGATCCGCCGCCGCATCGATGCCGGGAACGAGGTTGTCGGCCAGGGCGAACAGGTGGGAAGCTACAGCAATATCCTGAAGGGCGTCATCAAGCTGTCGAAGATGATGGCCGATGGCCGCCAGCAAATTGTCGGCCTGCAATTCGCGCCGGATTTCCTCGGCCGCCCCTTTCTCGGCGAGAGCACGATCACGGCGGAAGCGGCGACCGACACCGAGATCTGCACCTTCCCGCGCAATGTCGTCGAACGCATGGTGGGCGAAGTGCCCGACATGGAGCGCAAGCTGCATTCCCAGTCGTTGAAGGAGCTGGACGAGGCCCGCGACTGGATGCTGACGCTGGGCCGCAAGACGGCCCAGGAAAAGGTCGCGAGCTTCCTCTACCTGATCGCCACCCACATCGACCCGGAAACCGAAGGTGTCCAGACCTTCGACCTGCCGCTGTCGCGCGCCGACATCGCCGACTTCCTCGGCCTGACGATCGAGACCGTCAGCCGCCAGATGACGAAGCTGCGCAAGGATGGCGTCATCGTCATCGAGAACAATCGCCACGTCATCGTGCCGAAGCTCGACCGCCTGCAAGACGCAGCCGGGATCGACTGA
- a CDS encoding cobalt-precorrin-6A reductase, giving the protein MPTDRQDTPQKILILGGTSEARALAQRLCAEGHDVTTSLAGRTVDPVLPVGAVRIGGFGGPEGLATYLRAEGFARMIDATHPFARRISENAIQAAAISGVPLEQCLRPRWQKQPGDRWKPVPSLTAAADALPAGATVFLALGRQYLDAFQARSDCRFVIRMVDPPETHLAFADHTLVLGKPASDPDREADLFTAHGISHLVCRNSGGPAGYAKIIAARRLALPVIIIERD; this is encoded by the coding sequence ATGCCAACTGATCGGCAAGACACCCCGCAAAAAATCCTGATTCTCGGCGGAACGTCGGAGGCCCGGGCTCTTGCCCAACGGCTTTGCGCTGAGGGACATGACGTCACGACCTCGCTTGCAGGGCGGACGGTCGATCCCGTGTTGCCGGTGGGTGCCGTCAGGATCGGCGGTTTCGGCGGCCCTGAGGGGCTTGCGACCTATCTGCGGGCGGAAGGTTTCGCGCGAATGATCGATGCCACCCACCCGTTTGCCCGGCGGATCAGCGAAAACGCCATCCAGGCGGCTGCGATCTCGGGTGTCCCTCTCGAACAATGCTTGCGGCCACGCTGGCAGAAGCAACCTGGCGACCGGTGGAAGCCCGTCCCCTCGCTGACCGCCGCAGCGGATGCCCTGCCAGCCGGCGCAACCGTGTTTCTGGCGCTCGGTCGGCAATATCTCGACGCCTTCCAGGCGCGCAGTGATTGCCGCTTCGTCATTCGCATGGTGGATCCGCCGGAGACACATCTTGCCTTCGCGGACCACACACTCGTGCTTGGCAAACCGGCCAGCGATCCCGACCGGGAGGCCGATCTGTTCACGGCGCATGGAATTTCACATCTCGTCTGTCGCAATTCGGGTGGCCCCGCCGGCTATGCCAAGATCATTGCCGCACGGCGTCTGGCCCTGCCGGTGATCATCATCGAGCGCGACTGA
- a CDS encoding 3-hydroxyacyl-ACP dehydratase FabZ family protein, translated as MLLEYFQMIDKVESVDLGLGLLKATSTVPMESPVFEGHFPGMPLVPGVLLIETMAQASGMLLLAVKDFEAMPFLMSVDGAKMRTFVEPGAVLDIEAVLEHDGSGFAVTKAKITSAGKKVCDAQLKLRTMPFSEVPLAPIVRKRAEEIGLIAAMTSQA; from the coding sequence ATGTTGCTTGAATATTTCCAGATGATTGACAAGGTCGAGAGCGTTGATCTCGGCCTTGGCCTTTTGAAGGCCACCTCGACCGTGCCGATGGAAAGCCCCGTCTTCGAGGGGCATTTCCCCGGCATGCCGCTCGTGCCGGGCGTGCTTCTGATCGAGACCATGGCGCAGGCCTCCGGAATGCTGCTGCTTGCGGTCAAGGACTTCGAAGCCATGCCCTTCCTGATGTCGGTCGACGGCGCCAAGATGCGCACCTTCGTCGAACCGGGCGCCGTGCTCGACATCGAGGCTGTGCTCGAACATGACGGTTCAGGTTTTGCCGTTACCAAGGCCAAGATCACGAGCGCAGGCAAGAAGGTCTGCGATGCACAGTTGAAGCTGCGCACCATGCCCTTCTCCGAGGTGCCGCTCGCCCCGATCGTGCGCAAACGCGCCGAGGAGATCGGTCTGATCGCGGCCATGACGTCCCAGGCTTAA
- a CDS encoding cobalt-precorrin-5B (C(1))-methyltransferase, producing the protein MSDADRKDARNAAEDGRLEKPEGAPLRKGWTTGACATAATKAAYTALLTGSFPDPVSITLPKGETPAFALAREGMDGQSVFAGIVKDAGDDPDVTHGATVIATVTRLPPGSGIRFVAGDGVGTVTKAGLPIGVGEPAINPVPRAMMTAVVETLAGEHDVSPDLEIRISVPGGATIAEKTWNPRLGILGGISILGTTGVVHPFSCAAWIHSIHRGIDVARAEGLTHLLGATGSTSEKAAQDFHRLPDGALIDMGDFAGGLLKYLRAHPVPRLTIAGGFAKMTKLAQGALDLHSSRSQVDNQFFLSLPCSQSLSDAQRAAVEHANTAMEVLTILSEEGIDIARSIAEAAKRSAEGVLRDSGVSVDIIVTDRKGTIIAHAN; encoded by the coding sequence ATGAGCGATGCCGATCGAAAAGACGCAAGGAACGCCGCCGAAGACGGGCGGCTGGAAAAGCCGGAAGGCGCACCGCTGCGCAAAGGCTGGACGACCGGCGCCTGCGCGACGGCCGCGACCAAGGCCGCCTATACGGCGCTGCTGACCGGGAGCTTTCCGGATCCTGTCTCGATCACCCTGCCCAAAGGCGAAACACCCGCTTTCGCGTTGGCCCGGGAAGGCATGGACGGGCAAAGCGTCTTTGCGGGCATCGTCAAGGATGCGGGCGATGATCCGGATGTGACCCATGGCGCCACCGTAATCGCCACCGTGACAAGGCTGCCGCCCGGAAGCGGCATCCGCTTTGTGGCCGGCGACGGCGTCGGAACCGTGACCAAGGCCGGCCTGCCGATCGGCGTTGGGGAACCGGCCATCAATCCGGTGCCCCGCGCCATGATGACGGCGGTGGTCGAGACACTCGCCGGTGAACACGATGTATCGCCCGATCTGGAGATCCGGATCTCGGTGCCCGGCGGCGCGACCATTGCGGAGAAGACCTGGAACCCGAGGCTTGGCATTCTCGGCGGCATCTCGATCCTCGGCACGACGGGTGTGGTGCATCCCTTCTCCTGCGCGGCCTGGATTCATTCCATCCATCGCGGCATCGACGTGGCCCGCGCCGAAGGCCTGACGCATCTGCTCGGCGCCACGGGCTCGACCTCGGAGAAGGCGGCGCAGGACTTTCATCGCCTGCCGGATGGCGCGCTGATCGACATGGGCGATTTCGCGGGCGGCCTGCTCAAATACCTCCGCGCCCATCCGGTGCCGCGTCTGACGATTGCGGGTGGTTTCGCCAAGATGACCAAGCTTGCCCAGGGCGCGCTCGACCTGCACTCGTCGCGCAGCCAGGTCGACAATCAGTTCTTTTTGTCATTGCCTTGCAGCCAGTCCCTGAGCGACGCCCAGCGCGCGGCGGTCGAGCATGCAAACACCGCCATGGAGGTTCTGACAATCCTGTCGGAAGAGGGTATCGACATCGCGCGATCCATTGCCGAAGCGGCCAAACGAAGTGCAGAAGGGGTGCTTCGCGACAGCGGTGTGAGCGTGGACATCATCGTGACCGACCGCAAGGGAACGATCATCGCCCATGCCAACTGA